The DNA segment CCCTTTCGCGGAAGAAGCGCCGCTACAGTGTCTTCACCGCGTTCTGTTCCGTAGGAGTCTCGGGTTCTCCTTCCGCTCGTTTTCTCAAAAACACTAATGGCGAACGATTAGACTGTCTAATCATTCGCCATTTTCTTATTGATTTTTAGTTTTGTCTCAGGCTCTTTGTCTTTATAAATGCGAAGGAGCCGATTCCTCGTCTTTATTAAAAAATTGAGCCGGCTCATCTGGTACTTGATGACAGTGGCGACATCTAGGCTCATAGGATTCAGAAGCACCTACTAAGATGATAGGGTCGTTATAAGAAGCTGGTTCTCCGTTAATTAATCGTTGCGTCCGACTTGCTGATGCCGCACAGCTTGCGCAAACCGCCTGAAGCTTAGTTACTTGCTCAGCCAAAGCCATCAACTGCATGGTCGGTCCAAATGGTTCACCACGAAAGTCGAGATCAAGACCTGCGCAAATCACGCGAATTCCACGATCGGCTAGTTCACTTGCCGTATCAATAATGGCTACATCAAAAAATTGAACTTCATCAATGGCGACAACCACCGTATCTTCATCAACAGCTTGAAGTAAATCCATTGCCGTTGCAACTGGCTCGGCCCATACTTTATTCCCGTTATGTGAAACGACCTCTTCCACACTATATCGATTATCAAGTAATGGTTTAAAGACCTGCGCTTTTAGTTTGCCGAATCCGACACGACGCACGCGACGAATCAGCTCTTCAGATTTGCCCGAGAACATGCCCCCGCAAATCACTTCGATTCGACCTTCCTGATTATGACTGTTCATTTGAACCCACCTTACTTTGTTCTTTCCCCATACGATATCGCACTTTACCTACGTTGTATAGGGTTCGCCTAAAGTTATAAGCTATGTATAGACAGAAAAAAAGCAGGCAAGTATGTCTGCCTGCTATATTTCTTATAGGTTGTATTTCTTTTTGAAACGGTCAACACGTCCGCCAACATCGTTAAGCTTCTGCTTACCAGTGTAGAACGGGTGTGAATCAGAGCTGATCTCAACTTTAAGAAGTGGGTATGTGTTACCATCTTCCCATTCAATTGTTTCAGCAGATCCTTTAGTAGAACCACTCAAAAATTTGAATCCTGTACTTGTGTCTAAAAAGACAACCTTTTGGTAATTAGGATGGATATCCTGTTTCATAATCTTTCATCTCCTTTTGCCCTGAATCTCTTCGAAACAGAGTTAGTTCGCACACGCAAGAATTATATCAATTTCGACAGACAAATGCAATATCGTTTTTCTTATGATTTTGAGCTGACTGGACGTTTGCGTACACCCTTCATGTCTTGATCAAGAGATTCGAAAAACTCATCGTTTGTTTTTGTACTCTTCACGCGTTTAATGAACTGATCTACGTATTCTGCAGAATCATTCATTGTTTTACGGATTGTCCAAAGCTTATCAAGCTGAGACTTATCAATAAGTAACTCTTCTTTACGTGTTCCAGAGCGACGAATATCAATCGACGGGAAGATACGACGTTCAGAAAGCTTACGATCAAGATGAAGCTCCATGTTACCAGTTCCTTTAAATTCCTCGTAAATGACATCATCCATACGAGATCCGGTTTCAATAAGAGCTGTTGCTAGAATGGTTAAGCTACCGCCCTCTTCAATATTACGCGCTGCCCCAAAGAATCGCTTCGGACGGTGGAATGCCGCCGGATCAATCCCCCCTGATAGGGTACGCCCACTTGGTGGAATGTGCAGGTTATACGCACGTGCAAGACGTGTAATACTATCCATTAAAATGACAACATCTTTTTTATGCTCAACCAGACGCATCGCACGCTCTAGTACAAGTTCAGCGACTTTAATATGGTTTTCAGGCACTTCATCGAATGTTGAGCTAATTACTTCCCCTTTTACAGAGCGCTCAATATCCGTTACTTCCTCTGGACGCTCATCAATGAGTAGAACCATCAGCTCTACATCTGGATGATTATCGGCAATACTATTGGCTACTTCCTTCATTAAGGAGGTTTTTCCTGCCTTTGGAGGGGCAACAATCAATCCACGCTGACCAAAACCAATCGGTGAAATGATATCAATGATACGAGAAGACACTCGGCCTGGTTTAGACTCAAGCTCAATTTTCACCTCTGGATATAACGGTGTTAAGGCCGGGAAATACGGACGGTCCTTGGACGTTTCCGGTGCTTTTCCGTTAACCGCCTCAACATGAAGCAAGCCATGGAATCGCTCATTCTCTTTTGGAGGGCGAACTTTTCCTGATACCTTATCCCCTTTACGCAAATCAAAACGACGGATTTGCGAAGCAGAAATATA comes from the Alkalihalobacillus sp. FSL W8-0930 genome and includes:
- a CDS encoding thymidine kinase is translated as MNSHNQEGRIEVICGGMFSGKSEELIRRVRRVGFGKLKAQVFKPLLDNRYSVEEVVSHNGNKVWAEPVATAMDLLQAVDEDTVVVAIDEVQFFDVAIIDTASELADRGIRVICAGLDLDFRGEPFGPTMQLMALAEQVTKLQAVCASCAASASRTQRLINGEPASYNDPIILVGASESYEPRCRHCHQVPDEPAQFFNKDEESAPSHL
- a CDS encoding type B 50S ribosomal protein L31, with the protein product MKQDIHPNYQKVVFLDTSTGFKFLSGSTKGSAETIEWEDGNTYPLLKVEISSDSHPFYTGKQKLNDVGGRVDRFKKKYNL
- the rho gene encoding transcription termination factor Rho; protein product: MSVHIAELEKLKLKELYELAKEFKVSYYSKLTKRELIFSILKGQAEKDGLMFMEGVLDIVPNEGFGFLRPIAYKPSVEDIYISASQIRRFDLRKGDKVSGKVRPPKENERFHGLLHVEAVNGKAPETSKDRPYFPALTPLYPEVKIELESKPGRVSSRIIDIISPIGFGQRGLIVAPPKAGKTSLMKEVANSIADNHPDVELMVLLIDERPEEVTDIERSVKGEVISSTFDEVPENHIKVAELVLERAMRLVEHKKDVVILMDSITRLARAYNLHIPPSGRTLSGGIDPAAFHRPKRFFGAARNIEEGGSLTILATALIETGSRMDDVIYEEFKGTGNMELHLDRKLSERRIFPSIDIRRSGTRKEELLIDKSQLDKLWTIRKTMNDSAEYVDQFIKRVKSTKTNDEFFESLDQDMKGVRKRPVSSKS